In a single window of the Acidobacteriota bacterium genome:
- a CDS encoding trypsin-like peptidase domain-containing protein yields the protein MNRQPVYHLSAKQIFGLAFASAIVAIGVTALIYNYSSIWTSGTGTPITFAESSPVPGGISDPAAVSDEQNNIEVYRTLAPGVAFINTTSYTQGWWGDVQEGRGNGSGSVIDQNGHILTNYHVIEGAQRVTVTFGNDKVYPARVVGGDPDTDLAVIKIDPPAGMTVVPLGDSDQLVVGQKVLAIGNPFGLDRTLTTGVISGLQRPIRARNGRPIDAAIQTDASINPGNSGGPLLDKFGRMIGINSQILSPAGGSVGVGFAVPVNTAKRVIPQLIQFGEVRRPKLGASLPSVKELAQRGYRLPVDEGLLVYQTVPNGSAERAGLRGVSPTGAIGDIIISVDGQKMNDLDDLFRLLDRKNFGETVNVEVFRDGKTQVVPVRLLPNPQSGGSRRVQ from the coding sequence ATGAACAGACAGCCTGTATATCATCTTTCAGCAAAACAGATCTTTGGCCTCGCCTTCGCGTCGGCGATCGTCGCGATCGGTGTCACGGCTCTGATCTACAACTATTCGAGCATCTGGACATCAGGGACTGGCACTCCGATCACCTTCGCCGAAAGCAGTCCGGTTCCGGGCGGCATTTCAGATCCGGCCGCAGTCAGTGACGAACAGAACAATATTGAGGTCTATCGAACGCTTGCTCCGGGTGTTGCATTCATAAATACGACGTCATACACGCAGGGCTGGTGGGGCGATGTTCAGGAGGGCCGAGGAAACGGTTCGGGCTCTGTAATTGATCAAAATGGTCATATTCTTACCAACTACCATGTGATCGAAGGTGCACAGCGAGTAACTGTGACCTTTGGCAATGATAAGGTCTATCCCGCCCGCGTTGTCGGCGGTGACCCCGATACGGATCTTGCCGTTATCAAGATCGACCCGCCGGCAGGAATGACGGTTGTGCCGCTCGGTGATTCAGATCAGCTTGTCGTCGGCCAGAAGGTGCTGGCCATCGGTAATCCCTTCGGATTGGATAGAACTCTGACAACGGGCGTCATCTCCGGCCTTCAGCGGCCGATACGTGCAAGAAACGGACGGCCTATCGACGCGGCCATTCAAACAGATGCCTCGATCAACCCCGGAAATTCAGGCGGTCCGCTGCTTGATAAATTCGGGAGAATGATCGGCATTAACTCGCAAATTCTCTCGCCTGCAGGAGGTTCTGTCGGCGTGGGTTTCGCGGTTCCTGTGAACACGGCGAAGCGGGTGATACCCCAGCTGATTCAATTTGGTGAGGTCCGCCGCCCGAAACTGGGTGCATCACTCCCTAGCGTAAAGGAACTCGCCCAACGCGGCTACCGGCTTCCGGTCGACGAAGGACTGCTTGTTTATCAAACGGTCCCGAACGGTTCTGCAGAACGCGCCGGTCTGCGCGGGGTCAGCCCGACCGGTGCCATCGGCGACATCATTATTTCCGTTGACGGGCAGAAGATGAACGATCTCGATGATCTGTTCCGGCTTCTCGACAGAAAGAATTTCGGCGAGACGGTGAATGTGGAAGTATTCCGTGACGGTAAGACGCAGGTGGTGCCGGTCAGGCTGCTGCCGAATCCGCAATCAGGCGGCTCGCGTCGGGTTCAGTAA
- a CDS encoding 3'(2'),5'-bisphosphate nucleotidase CysQ: protein MLERELETAKKLAFDAGRVILGHYQNGFEAQEKLGADDHLEPVTIADVEASRLIVDGIAAAFLEDAILSEEEPDDVERRLSAARLWIIDPLDGTAGFVKKDGDFAVQIGLAIGGRPVLGVVHLPFHEQMYWAVRGDGAYLAGPDGQTCLSTSDITDPATMTAAVTRNHLTERIVRTIEYFGFKDVLRRGSVGLKTGLIAACKCDVYIHPSPRTKLWDTCAPQVILEEAGGRITDIFGSELDYLRRDLQNRNGIVATNGTAHQIIIDRLQPLLQEFGRKPFEYAATNA from the coding sequence ATGCTGGAACGGGAGTTAGAAACCGCGAAAAAACTGGCCTTTGATGCAGGCCGCGTCATTTTGGGGCATTATCAAAATGGTTTTGAAGCACAAGAAAAACTTGGTGCCGACGACCATCTTGAACCTGTTACGATCGCAGATGTCGAAGCGAGCCGGCTTATTGTTGACGGCATTGCGGCCGCGTTTCTAGAAGACGCGATACTTTCAGAGGAAGAGCCCGACGACGTTGAAAGACGTCTTTCTGCGGCACGCTTATGGATCATCGACCCGCTCGACGGAACTGCAGGTTTTGTAAAGAAAGACGGCGATTTTGCTGTTCAGATAGGCCTGGCGATAGGCGGGCGTCCGGTGCTCGGCGTTGTCCATTTGCCGTTTCATGAGCAGATGTATTGGGCGGTCCGCGGCGACGGTGCGTATCTTGCTGGACCAGATGGGCAAACGTGCCTTTCTACATCGGATATAACCGATCCGGCAACAATGACTGCTGCCGTGACCCGCAATCATCTTACAGAACGCATAGTCCGCACCATCGAGTATTTCGGCTTCAAAGACGTTCTGCGCCGCGGCTCGGTCGGTTTAAAAACCGGCTTGATCGCCGCATGCAAATGCGACGTTTACATACATCCGAGCCCGCGGACGAAACTTTGGGACACATGTGCCCCGCAGGTAATTCTCGAAGAGGCCGGCGGCCGAATTACCGATATATTTGGATCTGAATTAGATTACCTTCGCCGCGATCTGCAGAATCGAAACGGCATCGTCGCAACCAACGGGACTGCGCACCAGATCATTATCGACAGACTCCAGCCATTACTTCAAGAATTTGGGCGAAAGCCTTTCGAATACGCCGCAACAAATGCTTAA
- a CDS encoding HD domain-containing protein produces the protein MPEQDNKLIHAFGALAMLGQEITNRSNFQETIRTSLHLLSGAIGIMRGAVARYSRFAHELNMIAVRQLGDDFPLSLTLTGEDERQFLANGLNAIEVSQAKVLPFFQVYDVSFESRGLELFVPLVVRDEIVGSIFLGEKASGEQYTSYDKDIICAMGQHIGVAIAQRNLMAEIERRAEENRQLFDDMRSTYHDTVKAFAAAIDCKDKYTEGHSVRVGKFSEIIASELGWGQDEMEGAAVAGYLHDVGKLTVERKIINAPYRINAKESAELNKHPGVGFEILQPIRHPYADVPLAAKYHHERLDGRGYPDGLFDREIPYIAKIVSLADSFDAMTTDRPYRARRPAKDVVEDLKHNSGKQFAPEIVTAFLGGMLKELNGGDRNKRFRRLLGREYMEAEGLAEKVRLTLNELAPTTPMTYVAAAGIGEPQIH, from the coding sequence ATGCCTGAACAAGACAACAAACTCATACACGCTTTCGGTGCCCTGGCGATGCTCGGGCAGGAGATCACGAACCGCAGCAATTTCCAGGAAACGATACGCACGTCGCTTCATCTGCTGTCCGGGGCGATCGGGATAATGCGCGGTGCCGTGGCTCGGTATTCGAGATTCGCTCACGAGCTTAACATGATCGCGGTACGCCAGCTTGGCGATGATTTTCCGTTGAGCCTGACGTTGACCGGTGAAGATGAGCGGCAATTCTTGGCGAACGGGCTTAATGCGATCGAGGTCTCGCAGGCAAAGGTGCTGCCGTTCTTTCAGGTGTATGACGTGAGTTTTGAAAGCCGCGGGCTTGAGCTTTTTGTGCCGCTGGTCGTCCGCGACGAGATCGTCGGATCGATCTTTTTAGGCGAGAAAGCCTCGGGTGAACAATACACAAGTTACGACAAGGATATAATCTGCGCGATGGGGCAGCACATCGGGGTCGCCATCGCGCAGCGCAATCTGATGGCGGAGATCGAACGCCGTGCTGAGGAGAACCGGCAGCTGTTTGACGATATGCGCTCGACATATCACGACACCGTTAAGGCATTCGCAGCCGCCATTGACTGCAAGGACAAATACACCGAAGGACATTCGGTCCGCGTCGGCAAATTCTCAGAGATCATCGCTTCAGAACTCGGCTGGGGACAGGACGAAATGGAGGGTGCAGCTGTTGCGGGCTATCTGCACGACGTCGGTAAACTGACCGTCGAACGCAAGATCATCAACGCTCCGTACCGCATCAACGCCAAAGAATCCGCTGAGCTTAATAAGCATCCCGGCGTCGGTTTCGAGATATTGCAGCCGATCAGGCATCCGTATGCCGATGTGCCTCTCGCTGCAAAATATCATCACGAACGCCTTGACGGCCGCGGCTATCCCGACGGTCTCTTCGACCGCGAGATACCCTACATTGCAAAGATCGTCAGCCTCGCTGATTCATTTGACGCGATGACGACCGACCGTCCGTACCGAGCTAGACGCCCTGCCAAGGATGTGGTCGAGGATCTCAAACACAATTCCGGCAAGCAGTTCGCACCCGAGATCGTGACGGCGTTCCTCGGCGGAATGCTGAAAGAGCTTAACGGCGGCGACCGCAACAAGCGTTTCCGCCGACTGCTCGGCCGCGAATATATGGAAGCCGAAGGCCTCGCCGAAAAGGTGCGTCTTACACTCAACGAACTCGCACCGACAACGCCTATGACATACGTTGCCGCCGCCGGCATCGGCGAGCCGCAGATTCACTGA
- a CDS encoding LysR family transcriptional regulator, which produces MHIETLKIFCDLVDLESFSLAAERNFITQSAVSQQIRALEEKYKRRLLERLRGRREVKLTPAGEVFYRESKNVLDAYSQLEESLRGVVGKIGGTVKVATVYSVGLHELPSKVREFMTKFPAAKIDLEYSRTTRVVRDVLNGTVELGILAFPEPKRGLTLVPMPDNRLVLITPPDHKFSSRKKVKVTDLDGEEFVLFERDVPTRKAMDRIFRANGIEVKKVAEFDNIETIKRAVEVGFGMAIVPEPAVAEAKKAGTLAVIDLAEKYWVRSVGVIHRSDRQLSLAAKKFVQLLAESDVQ; this is translated from the coding sequence ATGCACATAGAAACACTGAAAATATTCTGCGACCTGGTCGATCTCGAGAGTTTCTCTCTCGCTGCGGAGCGCAATTTCATAACACAATCTGCGGTCAGTCAGCAGATCCGAGCACTTGAGGAAAAATACAAACGCCGTCTGCTCGAACGCCTTCGCGGACGCCGCGAGGTGAAGCTGACACCCGCGGGCGAGGTCTTTTACCGGGAATCAAAGAACGTTCTCGACGCCTATTCGCAGCTTGAAGAAAGCCTCCGCGGCGTGGTCGGCAAGATCGGCGGCACGGTAAAGGTTGCAACAGTTTACAGCGTCGGGCTTCACGAACTTCCGTCAAAGGTGCGTGAGTTCATGACCAAATTTCCGGCGGCAAAGATCGACCTGGAATACTCTCGCACTACACGCGTCGTCCGCGACGTTCTGAACGGCACGGTCGAACTCGGCATTCTCGCATTTCCCGAACCGAAACGAGGCCTGACCCTCGTACCTATGCCGGACAATCGTCTGGTGCTGATAACACCGCCGGATCATAAATTCTCAAGCCGCAAAAAGGTAAAGGTCACTGATCTGGACGGTGAGGAATTCGTCCTGTTCGAACGCGACGTGCCCACACGAAAGGCGATGGACCGTATCTTTCGTGCCAACGGCATCGAGGTAAAAAAGGTCGCCGAGTTCGACAATATCGAGACCATTAAACGCGCCGTCGAGGTCGGATTTGGGATGGCGATCGTCCCGGAACCGGCAGTCGCAGAAGCGAAAAAGGCAGGCACGCTCGCCGTCATCGACCTGGCAGAAAAATACTGGGTCCGGAGCGTAGGCGTCATACACCGGAGCGACAGACAACTGTCACTGGCAGCGAAGAAATTTGTTCAGCTCTTGGCAGAATCTGATGTTCAGTGA
- a CDS encoding succinate dehydrogenase has translation MAIKFSTTFLLRKLHQITGIVPLGLFFFVHMFTNAKAMNGEASFVKAVKDIHDIPFLLLIEIFGIFLPLLFHSVYGVIISSESKTNVIGYGYARNWFYFFQRATGIFLFVFILFHLLHFRFGLVPGLTQTAVAGNAGSSFNIVAGDFQITWVLVVYILGVLATAWHLAYGFFLFAVDWGIVIGEKAQRATLAASAGLAILLSAVGVNAAFAFIRPCGLMPQFMCESPKKTSTPAPPTKS, from the coding sequence ATGGCGATCAAATTTTCAACCACGTTCCTACTGAGAAAGCTGCACCAGATAACGGGCATCGTTCCGCTCGGGCTATTCTTTTTCGTGCATATGTTCACGAACGCTAAAGCCATGAACGGCGAGGCGAGTTTTGTTAAAGCGGTGAAGGACATCCACGATATTCCTTTTCTGCTGCTGATCGAGATATTCGGTATATTCCTGCCGCTGCTGTTTCATTCGGTCTACGGCGTGATCATTTCGTCGGAATCGAAGACGAACGTGATCGGCTACGGATACGCCCGCAATTGGTTCTATTTCTTTCAGAGAGCGACGGGGATCTTCCTGTTCGTGTTCATTCTGTTCCATTTGCTGCATTTCCGCTTTGGCCTCGTTCCGGGATTGACGCAAACCGCGGTTGCGGGGAATGCCGGCTCGTCATTCAATATCGTCGCCGGTGATTTTCAGATAACGTGGGTGCTAGTGGTTTACATTCTTGGTGTGTTGGCGACCGCGTGGCATCTGGCATATGGGTTCTTTTTATTTGCGGTCGATTGGGGCATCGTGATCGGCGAAAAAGCACAGCGAGCAACGCTTGCGGCAAGTGCGGGGCTCGCGATTTTGTTGTCGGCCGTCGGCGTGAACGCAGCGTTCGCGTTCATTCGTCCGTGTGGTCTGATGCCGCAATTCATGTGCGAAAGCCCGAAGAAAACATCTACTCCGGCTCCTCCAACGAAATCCTGA
- the sdhA gene encoding succinate dehydrogenase flavoprotein subunit produces the protein MSNSSQKFVIIGGGLAGLAAAMKIAEAGHEVDIISVVPVKRSHSVCAQGGINGAVNTKGEGDSPAKHLDDTVYGGDFLANQPPVQRMCHMAPEIIYLFDRMGVPFSRTKEGLLDFRRFGGTLHHRTAFAGASTGQQLLYALDEQVRKYEVAGKVTKYEGWEMLSLVMDSHQVCRGVVAMNLQSLELKAFAADAVIMATGGPGLIFGKSTNSMTCTGSAVSACYQQGAKYANGEFIQVHPTSIPGEDKLRLMSESARGEGGRVWVPRQDGDERDPKDIPESERWYFLEEKYPAYGNLVPRDIATREIFQVCIEGHGVKGENQVYLDLSHIPAETLTRKLGAILEIYEMFVGDDPRHVPMRIFPGVHYSMGGLWVDFEQRTNIPGLFAAGECDYSIHGANRLGANSLVSCVYGGFVAAPSAMEYAANVERGETETNGIFDAEVRRQQEINDSIIKSEGPENQYRLHDEMGKWMTDNVTVVRYNDKLKSTDDKLLELQDRLKKISINDNNLWATQAIPHARQLGNMLELARVITLGALNRNESRGAHYKPEFPDRSDEEWMKTTIAEYSAEAPVFSYEPIDVSLVEPRKRDYSKGKAKSN, from the coding sequence ATGAGTAACAGCTCTCAAAAGTTTGTGATAATCGGCGGCGGGCTTGCCGGCCTTGCAGCCGCGATGAAGATCGCAGAGGCGGGGCACGAGGTCGATATCATTTCGGTAGTGCCCGTAAAACGCTCGCATTCCGTTTGCGCTCAGGGCGGCATCAACGGCGCCGTCAACACTAAAGGCGAAGGCGATTCACCCGCAAAACATCTCGACGATACGGTTTACGGCGGCGACTTTCTCGCAAATCAACCGCCGGTCCAGCGTATGTGCCACATGGCGCCCGAGATCATTTACCTATTTGACCGAATGGGCGTGCCGTTTTCGCGTACCAAAGAAGGGCTTTTGGATTTCCGTCGATTCGGCGGAACGCTGCATCACAGGACGGCCTTCGCAGGGGCATCGACGGGGCAGCAGCTACTGTATGCGCTTGATGAGCAGGTCAGGAAATACGAGGTTGCCGGCAAGGTCACAAAATACGAAGGCTGGGAAATGCTTTCGCTGGTGATGGACAGCCATCAGGTATGCCGCGGCGTGGTCGCGATGAACCTGCAGTCGCTTGAACTCAAGGCGTTCGCAGCCGATGCGGTCATCATGGCGACGGGCGGCCCCGGGCTGATATTCGGTAAATCGACGAATTCGATGACCTGCACGGGCAGTGCCGTTTCGGCTTGCTATCAGCAGGGAGCGAAATACGCGAACGGCGAATTCATACAGGTGCATCCGACCTCGATTCCTGGTGAGGACAAGCTGCGTCTGATGAGCGAATCGGCTCGCGGCGAAGGCGGGCGAGTTTGGGTTCCGCGGCAGGACGGCGACGAACGCGATCCGAAAGACATTCCCGAAAGCGAGCGTTGGTATTTCTTGGAAGAAAAATACCCTGCCTACGGAAACCTTGTTCCGCGCGACATCGCCACGCGCGAGATATTCCAGGTTTGCATCGAGGGCCACGGCGTCAAAGGCGAGAATCAGGTCTATCTCGACCTGTCGCATATCCCGGCGGAAACTCTGACCCGTAAGCTCGGGGCGATCCTCGAGATCTACGAGATGTTCGTTGGCGACGATCCGCGGCACGTGCCGATGCGAATTTTCCCGGGCGTGCATTATTCAATGGGCGGGCTGTGGGTTGATTTTGAACAGCGGACCAATATTCCCGGATTGTTCGCGGCAGGCGAATGCGATTATTCGATCCACGGAGCGAACCGTTTGGGAGCGAATTCGCTTGTATCGTGCGTTTACGGCGGTTTTGTGGCAGCTCCCTCGGCGATGGAGTACGCGGCAAATGTCGAACGCGGTGAAACCGAGACCAACGGCATTTTCGATGCCGAGGTCAGGCGCCAACAGGAGATCAACGATTCGATCATTAAGAGTGAAGGCCCGGAAAATCAGTACAGGCTGCATGACGAGATGGGCAAGTGGATGACGGACAATGTTACCGTGGTCCGCTACAACGACAAGCTGAAATCGACGGACGACAAGCTGCTCGAGCTGCAGGACAGGCTGAAGAAGATCTCGATCAACGACAATAATTTGTGGGCGACGCAGGCGATCCCGCACGCACGGCAGCTAGGCAATATGCTAGAGCTCGCACGCGTGATAACGCTTGGGGCTTTGAACCGCAATGAATCGCGCGGAGCTCATTACAAGCCTGAATTCCCGGACCGCAGCGACGAGGAATGGATGAAGACGACCATCGCAGAATACTCCGCGGAGGCTCCGGTTTTCAGCTACGAGCCGATCGACGTCTCGCTGGTCGAGCCGCGTAAGAGAGATTATTCGAAAGGAAAAGCGAAATCGAACTGA
- the sdhB gene encoding succinate dehydrogenase iron-sulfur subunit, producing MSTNGHIEKKRLENPPKTVKFKVQRREREGEKAYWETFELQYRRNLNVISALMEIRKNPVTVDGRSTTPPVWDMSCLEQVCGICTMVIDGRVRQSCSALVDDLLLASGSDTISLAPMSKFPNIRDLRVDRSQMFEHLKQVHAWIELDGTHNLGPGPHLSNEVAQERYALSRCMTCGCCLEACPQYGDDQYIGPQAIAQARLFNMHPVGEMEIEDRLNGLLGDDGIGNCGNAQNCVQVCPMNLPLTKAIYETNRDITVNALFGWLKK from the coding sequence ATGTCAACGAACGGACATATCGAAAAGAAACGCCTTGAAAACCCGCCGAAGACGGTGAAGTTCAAGGTTCAGCGGCGGGAAAGGGAAGGCGAAAAGGCCTATTGGGAGACGTTTGAGCTTCAATATCGGCGAAACCTGAATGTCATTTCCGCATTGATGGAGATACGCAAAAATCCCGTCACTGTTGATGGCAGATCCACCACTCCGCCAGTCTGGGATATGTCGTGCCTTGAACAGGTCTGCGGCATCTGCACTATGGTGATCGACGGCCGCGTCAGACAATCGTGTTCGGCACTCGTTGACGATCTATTGCTGGCTTCGGGCTCGGATACGATCAGTCTTGCTCCGATGTCGAAATTCCCGAATATCCGCGATCTGCGGGTAGACCGTTCGCAGATGTTCGAGCATCTCAAGCAGGTGCATGCATGGATCGAGCTTGACGGTACGCACAACCTTGGTCCCGGACCGCACCTATCGAATGAGGTCGCGCAGGAACGCTACGCGCTATCCCGCTGTATGACCTGCGGATGCTGTTTGGAGGCTTGTCCCCAATACGGCGATGACCAGTACATTGGACCGCAGGCCATCGCTCAAGCTAGGCTTTTCAATATGCATCCTGTCGGCGAGATGGAAATCGAAGACCGCTTGAACGGCCTGCTGGGCGACGACGGCATCGGCAACTGCGGCAATGCTCAGAACTGCGTTCAGGTCTGCCCGATGAACCTTCCTCTTACAAAAGCCATCTACGAGACGAACCGTGATATCACGGTAAATGCTCTTTTCGGTTGGCTTAAGAAATAG
- the ispH gene encoding 4-hydroxy-3-methylbut-2-enyl diphosphate reductase, whose protein sequence is MKVLLADEYGFCFGVERAVDMVEDAVAAGETVRSLGPLIHNKQEMQRLAHEGVTAIESPVQITRNETAVIRAHGVTPEVQKELEEKAAKVVDATCPFVTRVQRLAARAAAADRHVVIVGAPDHPEMIGVKGYAPDHSFIIRDETEVESLPRLRKPMVVSQTTIKAKTFFDTAEAIKTKTDDEVEIINTICSATRDRQEAARALSGMVDAFYIIGGRHSSNSVKLLAVCKENCEKSFLVETEEEINPDDLIGVETVGVTAGASTPEWLIQRVVKHLEEIGKKQSLELKP, encoded by the coding sequence ATGAAGGTTTTATTGGCAGACGAATACGGTTTTTGTTTCGGTGTAGAACGTGCGGTCGATATGGTGGAAGACGCCGTAGCAGCTGGCGAAACTGTGCGTTCCCTTGGGCCTCTTATCCACAATAAGCAGGAAATGCAGCGGCTCGCTCACGAAGGCGTCACCGCCATCGAATCGCCGGTTCAGATCACCCGCAACGAAACCGCCGTTATCCGAGCCCATGGCGTAACGCCCGAAGTGCAAAAAGAACTGGAAGAGAAGGCCGCAAAGGTCGTGGACGCGACCTGTCCTTTCGTAACACGCGTTCAACGGCTCGCCGCACGCGCCGCCGCAGCCGATCGACATGTAGTCATCGTCGGAGCACCGGATCATCCTGAGATGATCGGCGTAAAGGGTTACGCTCCGGACCATTCGTTCATCATCAGGGACGAAACCGAGGTTGAGTCGCTGCCAAGGCTTCGCAAACCGATGGTCGTCTCGCAAACCACGATCAAAGCTAAGACCTTTTTCGACACCGCAGAAGCGATCAAAACAAAGACCGACGATGAGGTCGAGATAATTAACACTATCTGCTCAGCCACCCGCGACCGCCAAGAAGCTGCACGTGCACTCTCGGGCATGGTCGATGCGTTTTACATTATCGGCGGGCGGCATTCATCGAACAGCGTCAAACTGCTCGCTGTCTGCAAAGAGAACTGCGAAAAAAGTTTTCTCGTAGAGACCGAGGAAGAGATCAACCCCGATGATCTGATCGGTGTCGAGACAGTCGGCGTTACGGCTGGAGCGTCAACACCCGAATGGTTAATACAGCGTGTCGTCAAACATTTGGAAGAGATCGGAAAGAAGCAAAGTTTAGAGCTGAAGCCATAA
- a CDS encoding amidase, which yields MKRRDFISNAALAGAAVLIGSKKGFSYGKALDLEEATLARLQEAMASGRSSSASITRGYLLRISNIDKRINSIIELNPDAIPIAVEMDRERRAGRVRGPLHGIPVVLKDNIDTADKMKTTAGSLALVDAPTPKKDAFIVSRLRAAGAVILGKTNLSEWANFRDNDSISGWSGRGGQTRNPYILDRNPCGSSSGTGAAISANLAAVGIGTETDGSIVCPSSVNGIVGIKPTIGVVSRSGIIPIAASQDTAGPMARTVADAAALLGAIAAVDPEDAVPGSVGMFENGFSKYLVKGSLRGARIGVAKDYWGRNAAVDKVMDAALEVMKREGAELVDVRFPNLRRFGAAEFEVLQYEFKDGLEKYLRSRGGKHLTLDSLIRFNTENSKSEMPYFGQSIFETSAKKGDLTSKEYLEAVATCRKYAAEEGIDKVMSENRLDAIAGPSNGPTWMIDTVAGDCTSGYVSSSSMPAVAGYPNITVPAGFIKELPIGISFFGSAWSDGKLISLAYSFEQATAARRKPRLLSTYTV from the coding sequence ATGAAACGTCGAGACTTTATCAGTAATGCCGCCCTTGCGGGAGCTGCGGTGTTGATCGGATCGAAAAAAGGATTTTCATACGGCAAGGCTTTGGATCTGGAGGAGGCCACTTTGGCGAGATTGCAGGAAGCCATGGCATCGGGCCGAAGCTCTTCAGCCTCGATCACCCGCGGCTATCTGCTGCGGATCTCAAATATCGATAAGCGGATCAATTCAATTATCGAACTCAATCCGGACGCGATTCCGATCGCGGTAGAAATGGATCGTGAGCGCCGTGCCGGACGTGTCCGCGGGCCGCTCCACGGAATTCCGGTTGTCTTGAAAGACAACATTGACACGGCGGACAAGATGAAAACGACGGCCGGCAGTCTTGCTCTCGTCGATGCTCCAACGCCTAAAAAGGACGCATTCATCGTTTCGAGGCTGAGGGCCGCCGGCGCGGTCATTTTAGGGAAGACCAACCTCAGCGAATGGGCGAATTTTCGCGATAACGACTCTATCAGCGGATGGTCGGGCCGCGGCGGACAGACACGCAACCCATATATTCTGGACCGAAACCCTTGTGGATCTTCGTCCGGTACGGGAGCAGCGATATCGGCAAACCTAGCCGCGGTCGGAATTGGTACCGAGACCGACGGTTCCATAGTGTGTCCGTCGTCGGTGAATGGCATTGTTGGTATTAAACCGACGATCGGAGTGGTCTCACGAAGCGGGATCATACCAATTGCTGCCTCCCAAGATACGGCCGGGCCGATGGCACGAACTGTGGCTGATGCTGCGGCTTTATTAGGTGCGATCGCCGCCGTCGATCCGGAAGATGCAGTGCCCGGCAGCGTCGGGATGTTTGAGAATGGCTTTTCCAAATACTTGGTCAAAGGTTCGCTTCGCGGTGCGCGCATTGGCGTGGCGAAGGACTATTGGGGCAGGAACGCCGCCGTTGACAAGGTAATGGACGCTGCTCTCGAGGTAATGAAACGCGAGGGGGCCGAGTTGGTCGACGTCCGTTTTCCCAACTTGCGTCGTTTTGGCGCGGCAGAATTTGAAGTTTTGCAGTATGAATTCAAGGACGGACTCGAGAAGTATTTAAGAAGCCGCGGCGGCAAGCATCTGACTCTCGACTCGCTCATCAGATTCAATACTGAGAACTCCAAAAGTGAAATGCCGTATTTTGGACAAAGCATTTTTGAGACATCCGCGAAAAAAGGCGATCTGACATCGAAAGAGTATCTCGAAGCAGTTGCAACGTGCAGAAAATATGCTGCAGAAGAGGGCATCGACAAGGTCATGAGCGAAAATCGGCTTGACGCCATCGCCGGCCCGTCGAATGGCCCGACTTGGATGATCGACACCGTTGCCGGCGACTGTACGAGCGGTTATGTGTCGAGTTCTTCGATGCCTGCGGTCGCCGGTTATCCCAACATCACCGTGCCGGCAGGGTTTATCAAGGAACTGCCGATCGGCATTTCATTTTTCGGCAGTGCGTGGAGCGATGGAAAGCTCATCTCGCTCGCGTACTCGTTCGAACAGGCGACCGCGGCACGGCGAAAACCGCGCTTGCTGTCGACCTATACAGTGTAA
- a CDS encoding type III pantothenate kinase, translating into MLLAVDIGNTNIKFGVFDGLTLIDRFSTPTIKTSNAVGLKERVQGRMPLSLSSAIIGNVVPELNVPFTEFLRSGYGIAPHFMSNEIDLDLNIKYEPIADAGADRLINSFAAAEKYGPPCIVCSFGTAFTIDYVDSARTLVGGLIAPGMGTLSTALRLAASRLPEVEVVPTDSLLQTTTIGSLRSGIFHGYGAMAEGLIHAVKLELGNDPKVVATGGLAETVAKKTSEIDIVDLDLTIEGLARIYYRHYTV; encoded by the coding sequence ATGCTTCTCGCCGTTGACATTGGTAATACGAACATCAAATTCGGCGTTTTCGATGGACTAACGCTCATCGACAGGTTCTCAACGCCTACCATCAAAACCTCGAATGCGGTGGGTCTGAAGGAAAGGGTGCAGGGCCGAATGCCTCTATCGCTGTCATCAGCGATCATCGGCAACGTAGTACCTGAACTTAACGTCCCGTTCACCGAATTTCTGCGATCCGGCTACGGGATCGCTCCGCATTTCATGTCGAATGAGATCGATCTCGATCTCAATATCAAATACGAACCGATCGCCGATGCAGGGGCAGACCGCCTGATCAATTCGTTTGCAGCCGCTGAGAAGTACGGCCCGCCGTGTATTGTCTGCAGTTTTGGAACGGCTTTTACAATTGATTATGTTGACAGCGCACGTACACTCGTCGGCGGGCTGATCGCTCCGGGCATGGGCACGCTGTCGACCGCGCTTAGGCTCGCGGCTTCGAGGCTGCCGGAGGTCGAGGTAGTTCCGACCGACTCTCTGCTGCAAACAACTACCATCGGATCTCTGCGTTCAGGGATTTTCCACGGATATGGTGCGATGGCAGAAGGCCTGATCCACGCAGTGAAGCTAGAACTCGGCAACGATCCGAAAGTGGTCGCGACGGGGGGCCTAGCCGAAACCGTCGCCAAGAAAACGTCTGAAATAGATATTGTCGATCTCGACCTCACCATCGAAGGCCTCGCTCGGATCTACTATCGTCATTACACTGTATAG